The following proteins come from a genomic window of Sorghum bicolor cultivar BTx623 chromosome 3, Sorghum_bicolor_NCBIv3, whole genome shotgun sequence:
- the LOC8058230 gene encoding zinc finger CCCH domain-containing protein 9 isoform X2, translating into MQEALISPGNACRFRSALELKPFAFGDQRLASPPGYLNLAAVGGGDDALFRCSSPFSPSLGFSSPSPLATTPSVSLSPSSSASLVDDCDDAAAADVDAFATGHRLQLARLALQYQEVADRYELCLARLADAADEAAALHRENAELRVANADLTRRLALLSGIGKQAAAAAIADEVCRLRFGDHNKAAECAPEKPAAVLPKSISVRSNDYLKINKPKQVQAPATPAANNRKPRASNTTNNPSSVRVYKGNGGDKKGEEPKEPPHTAAAAAAGGIGMELEVYNQGMFKTELCNKWEQTGACSYGDQCQFAHGVAELRPVIRHPRYKTQVCRMVLAGEVCPYGHRCHFRHTLTPIERLDLPRP; encoded by the exons ATGCAGGAAGCTCTCATCTCTCCGGGCAATGCCTGCCGCTTTCGCTCAGCCTTGGAGCTGAAGCCGTTCGCCTTCGGGGACCAGCGCCTCGCCTCGCCGCCGGGCTACCTCAACCTCGccgccgtcggcggcggcgacgacgcgcTGTTCCGCTGCTCGTCGCCGTTCAGCCCCAGCCTCGGCttctcctcgccgtcgccgctcgCGACCACCCCCTCCGTCTCGCTCTCGccgtcctcctccgcctcgctcGTCGACGACTGCGACGACGCCGCGGCCGCCGACGTGGACGCCTTCGCCACGGGCCACAGGCTCCAGCTCGCCCGCCTCGCGCTGCAGTACCAGGAGGTGGCCGACCGCTACGAGCTCTGCCTCGCCCGCCTCGCCGACGCCGCGGACGAGGCCGCCGCGCTCCACCGCGAGAACGCCGAGCTCCGCGTCGCCAACGCCGACCTcacgcgccgcctcgcgctcctcaGCGGCATCGGCAagcaggccgccgccgccgccatcgccgACGAGGTCTGCCGCCTCCGCTTCGGGGACCACAACAAGGCCGCGGAGTGCGCTCCCGAGAAGCCCGCCGCCGTGCTGCCCAAGAGCATTTCCGTCCGCTCCAACGACTACCTCAAGATCAACAAGCCCAAACAGGTGCAGGCCCCCGCCACGCCGGCCGCAAACAACCGCAAGCCTCGCGCGTCGAACACGACCAACAACCCAAGCTCGGTG CGCGTGTACAAGGGCAATGGCGGCGACAAGAAAGGCGAGGAACCCAAGGAGCCGCcacacacggcggcggcggcggcggcgggcggcatcGGCATGGAGCTGGAGGTGTACAACCAGGGCATGTTCAAGACGGAGCTGTGCAACAAGTGGGAGCAGACGGGGGCGTGCTCCTACGGCGACCAGTGCCAGTTCGCTCACGGCGTCGCCGAGCTCCGCCCCGTCATCCGCCACCCGCGCTACAAGACCCAGGTCTGCCGCATGGTGCTCGCCGGCGAGGTCTGTCCCTACGGCCACCGCTGCCACTTCCGCCACACGCTCACCCCCATCGAACGCCTCGACCTGCCCCGACCTTAG
- the LOC8058230 gene encoding zinc finger CCCH domain-containing protein 9 isoform X1: MQEALISPGNACRFRSALELKPFAFGDQRLASPPGYLNLAAVGGGDDALFRCSSPFSPSLGFSSPSPLATTPSVSLSPSSSASLVDDCDDAAAADVDAFATGHRLQLARLALQYQEVADRYELCLARLADAADEAAALHRENAELRVANADLTRRLALLSGIGKQAAAAAIADEVCRLRFGDHNKAAECAPEKPAAVLPKSISVRSNDYLKINKPKQVQAPATPAANNRKPRASNTTNNPSSVQRVYKGNGGDKKGEEPKEPPHTAAAAAAGGIGMELEVYNQGMFKTELCNKWEQTGACSYGDQCQFAHGVAELRPVIRHPRYKTQVCRMVLAGEVCPYGHRCHFRHTLTPIERLDLPRP; encoded by the exons ATGCAGGAAGCTCTCATCTCTCCGGGCAATGCCTGCCGCTTTCGCTCAGCCTTGGAGCTGAAGCCGTTCGCCTTCGGGGACCAGCGCCTCGCCTCGCCGCCGGGCTACCTCAACCTCGccgccgtcggcggcggcgacgacgcgcTGTTCCGCTGCTCGTCGCCGTTCAGCCCCAGCCTCGGCttctcctcgccgtcgccgctcgCGACCACCCCCTCCGTCTCGCTCTCGccgtcctcctccgcctcgctcGTCGACGACTGCGACGACGCCGCGGCCGCCGACGTGGACGCCTTCGCCACGGGCCACAGGCTCCAGCTCGCCCGCCTCGCGCTGCAGTACCAGGAGGTGGCCGACCGCTACGAGCTCTGCCTCGCCCGCCTCGCCGACGCCGCGGACGAGGCCGCCGCGCTCCACCGCGAGAACGCCGAGCTCCGCGTCGCCAACGCCGACCTcacgcgccgcctcgcgctcctcaGCGGCATCGGCAagcaggccgccgccgccgccatcgccgACGAGGTCTGCCGCCTCCGCTTCGGGGACCACAACAAGGCCGCGGAGTGCGCTCCCGAGAAGCCCGCCGCCGTGCTGCCCAAGAGCATTTCCGTCCGCTCCAACGACTACCTCAAGATCAACAAGCCCAAACAGGTGCAGGCCCCCGCCACGCCGGCCGCAAACAACCGCAAGCCTCGCGCGTCGAACACGACCAACAACCCAAGCTCGGTG CAGCGCGTGTACAAGGGCAATGGCGGCGACAAGAAAGGCGAGGAACCCAAGGAGCCGCcacacacggcggcggcggcggcggcgggcggcatcGGCATGGAGCTGGAGGTGTACAACCAGGGCATGTTCAAGACGGAGCTGTGCAACAAGTGGGAGCAGACGGGGGCGTGCTCCTACGGCGACCAGTGCCAGTTCGCTCACGGCGTCGCCGAGCTCCGCCCCGTCATCCGCCACCCGCGCTACAAGACCCAGGTCTGCCGCATGGTGCTCGCCGGCGAGGTCTGTCCCTACGGCCACCGCTGCCACTTCCGCCACACGCTCACCCCCATCGAACGCCTCGACCTGCCCCGACCTTAG